One genomic window of Desulfobacterales bacterium includes the following:
- a CDS encoding GNAT family N-acetyltransferase, with product MAVTTYWADNYVQKKCSIQDAIRQIKPGQRVFIGSSCGVPQSLVREFAEASAHLTDVEVVRLLVLESTPLTLIANKTKNHSLNIRSFYLGSAKTKGLARNMRFITPINLSAVPRLFKTRQLPIHVALIQVSPPDDFGWMSLGVSVDITLSAALSADLVIAQVNSRMPRVLGRSFIHVNDVDVIVEHEEDILTLGVAPESESANLIASHIPRLIDDGATMQISLGTTPQATLLALSDKNDLGIHTQYLTDDVMHLFSRGVITNRKKGFNEGKLVASSAIGSQSLYEFMNDNPGIEFHPSDYVNDPNIISRHNKMVSLNVAMEIDLTGQVAADALPFNYFSGVTGMLDFIRGSAQSEGGKSILMITSTSMKGKRSRIVPLLRDTAVVIPRGDVQYVVSEYGAVNLFGKSLQERALAMISIADPSFRDELFYEAKKMGLLSAERTLKESIHGVYPVKLEEVLQINPVPVTIRPAKPDDERRIQEHFYNLTNDDVIARFFHERTSFLQEEAQEISQIDYVQNLTLVAVIGEIGFEQVVAIGEYLLEPAKNMAEIAFSVTREFQGKGLGRVLIKKLSEAARENGIAGLFAYTFPQNRAMIELFKTLPYSIHTAFEGDTLALSCRFEELNF from the coding sequence ATGGCGGTTACAACCTACTGGGCGGATAATTATGTGCAAAAAAAGTGCAGCATCCAGGATGCCATTCGCCAGATTAAGCCGGGGCAAAGAGTCTTTATCGGTTCTTCTTGCGGGGTTCCCCAGTCTCTGGTAAGGGAATTTGCCGAAGCATCCGCGCATTTGACCGATGTTGAGGTTGTCCGCCTGCTGGTTCTGGAGAGCACCCCCCTTACCCTGATCGCCAACAAAACCAAAAATCACAGTCTCAATATCCGATCTTTCTATCTGGGGTCCGCCAAAACAAAGGGGCTGGCCCGAAATATGCGGTTTATCACCCCCATCAACCTGTCGGCGGTGCCGCGGCTGTTTAAAACCCGGCAGCTTCCCATCCATGTGGCGCTGATCCAGGTGTCCCCGCCCGATGATTTCGGGTGGATGAGCTTGGGCGTTTCGGTGGACATCACCCTGTCGGCGGCCCTGTCGGCCGACCTGGTGATCGCCCAGGTCAATTCCCGCATGCCCCGGGTCTTGGGCCGGAGCTTTATCCATGTCAACGATGTGGATGTCATTGTGGAGCATGAGGAGGACATTCTGACCCTCGGCGTGGCGCCGGAGTCGGAATCCGCCAACCTGATTGCCAGTCACATTCCCCGGCTCATCGACGACGGCGCCACCATGCAGATCAGCCTGGGCACAACCCCACAGGCGACCCTGCTGGCGCTTTCGGACAAGAATGATCTCGGTATCCATACCCAATATTTGACCGATGATGTCATGCATCTTTTTTCGCGGGGCGTGATCACCAACCGTAAAAAGGGATTCAACGAGGGAAAACTGGTGGCCAGCAGCGCCATCGGCAGCCAGAGCCTTTATGAATTCATGAACGACAATCCCGGCATCGAATTTCATCCGTCGGATTATGTCAATGACCCGAATATCATCTCCCGCCACAATAAAATGGTGTCCCTGAACGTCGCCATGGAAATCGATCTCACCGGCCAGGTGGCGGCCGATGCCCTGCCGTTTAATTATTTTTCCGGCGTTACCGGCATGCTCGATTTCATCCGGGGATCGGCCCAGTCCGAAGGCGGCAAGTCGATCCTGATGATCACCTCCACCTCCATGAAGGGCAAGCGCAGCCGGATAGTGCCGCTGCTGCGGGATACGGCCGTGGTCATTCCCCGGGGGGATGTTCAGTATGTGGTCTCGGAATACGGCGCCGTGAACTTGTTCGGCAAGAGCCTGCAGGAGCGGGCGCTTGCCATGATCAGTATTGCAGACCCGTCATTTCGCGACGAACTGTTTTATGAAGCCAAGAAAATGGGGCTGCTCAGCGCCGAGCGGACCTTGAAGGAATCCATTCACGGCGTTTATCCGGTAAAACTGGAAGAGGTCCTCCAAATCAACCCGGTACCGGTGACCATCCGCCCGGCCAAGCCCGATGATGAAAGACGCATTCAGGAGCACTTTTATAACCTAACCAATGATGACGTTATTGCCAGGTTTTTTCACGAACGCACCAGTTTTCTGCAGGAAGAGGCCCAGGAGATTTCCCAGATCGACTATGTCCAGAATCTGACCCTAGTGGCGGTAATAGGTGAGATCGGTTTTGAGCAGGTGGTTGCCATCGGCGAATACCTGCTAGAGCCGGCCAAAAACATGGCGGAGATCGCTTTTTCGGTGACCCGGGAATTTCAGGGAAAAGGCCTTGGCAGGGTTTTAATCAAAAAGCTGTCGGAGGCGGCCCGGGAGAATGGCATTGCCGGGCTGTTCGCCTATACTTTTCCCCAAAACCGGGCGATGATCGAACTGTTTAAAACGCTGCCTTATAGCATTCATACGGCATTTGAAGGGGACACCCTGGCGTTGAGCTGTCGGTTTGAAGAGCTGAATTTCTGA
- a CDS encoding ASKHA domain-containing protein, whose translation MHKILFLPHKREIKVADGASLIRAAMDAGVHVNASCGGEGVCGKCRVIIEEGEMSGGITEKLNREDIEKGYRQACLALVKSDLVVRVPIESSMDAEVLNAHRTPRQTARIKEINLDDLKEKGLFVPPVEKKYLELPAPTAQDNLPDVTRLVSYLKLMHDEHRLEVDISVIRKIPRVLRQNEFKVTATLARPVQEGSKTRIINIQPGDTTDRNCAIAMDIGTTTIYGQLLDLKTGKALSEYGDFNGQISYGEDVISRIVYSEKPGGLEKLNEVVLATINKVLDKIIKKSGVDPDEISTITLAGNTTMTQLMLKIDPRSIRRAPYVPAATLYPPIKAADLGMALGDHVTALVYPAVSSYVGGDIVAGVMGSGVYRTDELTLYMDIGTNAEIVIGNKEWLACAACSAGPAFEGGGIKLGMRASKGAIEDFSIDPLTLEPMNITIGNVRPKGICGSGLITAVATMFEMGIIDSLGKFNRDLDTRRIRKSDGIYEYVLAWKDETQIDRDVVLTEPDIDNLIRAKGAMYSGFMTLLEEVGLTLTDLDRVILAGGFGSYVDLEKAMIIGLLPEMDPSKVTYIGNGSLLGARMSSLTNRIRKDVVEVTRKMTNFELSETTSYMDNYVAALFLPHTDTGKFPKLKARQEARKAKLNQEKSGT comes from the coding sequence ATGCATAAGATACTGTTTCTTCCCCACAAAAGGGAAATTAAGGTTGCGGACGGCGCCAGTCTGATCCGGGCGGCCATGGATGCCGGTGTTCATGTGAATGCATCCTGCGGCGGAGAAGGCGTCTGCGGAAAATGCCGCGTGATCATCGAAGAAGGCGAAATGTCCGGCGGCATTACGGAAAAGCTCAACCGGGAAGACATTGAAAAAGGCTACCGCCAGGCCTGCCTGGCGTTGGTTAAAAGTGATCTGGTGGTTCGGGTTCCGATAGAATCGTCGATGGATGCCGAGGTGCTCAACGCGCACCGCACCCCCCGGCAGACCGCCCGGATCAAAGAGATCAATCTGGATGATTTAAAGGAAAAAGGGCTTTTTGTCCCCCCGGTTGAAAAAAAATATCTGGAACTGCCGGCCCCGACCGCCCAGGACAACCTGCCCGATGTGACCCGGCTGGTCAGTTATTTGAAGCTGATGCATGATGAACACCGCCTGGAAGTTGATATTTCCGTGATTCGCAAAATACCCCGTGTCCTGCGCCAGAATGAGTTTAAGGTCACGGCCACGCTGGCGCGGCCGGTGCAAGAAGGTAGCAAGACCCGGATTATCAATATACAGCCGGGCGATACCACCGATCGAAACTGCGCCATCGCCATGGATATCGGCACTACCACCATTTACGGGCAGCTGCTTGATCTCAAGACAGGCAAGGCTTTGAGTGAGTATGGCGACTTTAACGGGCAAATCAGTTATGGCGAGGATGTTATCAGCCGGATCGTCTATTCCGAGAAACCGGGCGGCCTGGAAAAACTCAACGAGGTGGTCCTGGCCACCATCAACAAGGTCCTCGATAAAATTATCAAAAAGAGCGGGGTCGATCCGGATGAAATTTCAACCATCACCCTGGCCGGCAACACCACCATGACCCAGCTGATGCTCAAAATCGATCCCCGCAGCATCCGCCGGGCGCCCTATGTGCCGGCGGCGACGCTGTATCCGCCGATTAAAGCGGCCGATCTGGGCATGGCTCTGGGCGACCATGTGACCGCGCTGGTATACCCGGCGGTTTCCAGCTATGTGGGCGGCGACATTGTTGCCGGCGTCATGGGCTCGGGCGTGTACCGCACCGACGAGCTGACGCTGTATATGGATATCGGCACCAATGCCGAGATTGTGATCGGCAACAAGGAATGGCTGGCCTGTGCGGCCTGTTCGGCCGGACCGGCTTTTGAGGGCGGCGGCATCAAGCTGGGCATGCGCGCCAGCAAAGGCGCCATCGAGGATTTTTCCATTGACCCCCTGACGCTCGAACCCATGAATATTACCATCGGCAATGTCCGGCCCAAGGGGATCTGCGGGTCCGGTCTGATTACGGCTGTGGCGACCATGTTTGAAATGGGCATCATCGACAGTCTGGGAAAATTTAACCGGGATTTAGATACACGGCGGATTCGTAAAAGCGACGGCATCTACGAATACGTCCTGGCCTGGAAAGACGAAACCCAGATTGACCGGGATGTCGTCCTGACCGAGCCGGATATCGACAACCTCATTCGCGCTAAAGGGGCGATGTACAGCGGGTTTATGACACTGCTGGAGGAGGTGGGCCTGACCCTGACCGATTTGGACCGGGTCATTCTGGCCGGGGGATTCGGCAGCTACGTGGATCTGGAAAAGGCCATGATTATCGGACTGCTGCCGGAAATGGACCCGAGCAAGGTCACCTATATCGGCAACGGGTCCCTGCTGGGCGCCCGCATGAGCTCCCTGACCAATCGCATCCGCAAGGACGTGGTGGAGGTGACCCGCAAGATGACCAATTTTGAGCTGTCCGAGACGACCTCCTACATGGACAACTATGTGGCGGCCCTGTTTCTGCCCCACACCGATACGGGAAAGTTTCCGAAATTAAAAGCCCGTCAGGAGGCGCGCAAGGCAAAGCTGAATCAGGAAAAAAGCGGAACATAA